From the Streptomyces syringium genome, one window contains:
- a CDS encoding 1,4-dihydroxy-6-naphthoate synthase, translating into MSEPLKIAYSPCPNDTFVFDAWAHGRVPGAPALDVTFADIDITNGMAERGEFDVLKVSYAVLPWVLEEYALLPCGGALGRGCGPLVLTRDGGSAADLAGKTVAVPSERSTAYLLFRLWAATEVPGGVGEVVVLPFHEIMPAVRDGKVDAGLVIHEARFTYQDYGLACLADMGEHWESTTGLPIPLGAIIAKRSLGAARLRELAEAARTSVRMAWDDPLVSRPYVLEHAQEMDPAVADQHIGLYVNEFTAGLGEAGYAAVRGLLTRAAAEGLVPPLGRDALAFP; encoded by the coding sequence ATGAGCGAGCCGCTGAAGATCGCGTATTCGCCCTGCCCGAACGACACCTTCGTCTTCGACGCCTGGGCGCACGGCCGGGTGCCGGGCGCACCCGCCCTGGACGTCACGTTCGCGGACATCGACATCACCAACGGCATGGCCGAGCGCGGCGAGTTCGACGTGCTGAAGGTGTCGTACGCGGTGCTGCCGTGGGTGCTGGAGGAGTACGCGCTGCTGCCGTGCGGCGGGGCGCTCGGCCGGGGCTGCGGGCCGCTGGTGCTCACGCGGGACGGCGGGAGCGCCGCCGATCTGGCCGGGAAGACCGTCGCCGTGCCGAGCGAGCGCTCGACCGCGTATCTGCTCTTCCGGCTGTGGGCCGCCACCGAGGTGCCCGGCGGTGTCGGCGAGGTCGTCGTGCTGCCGTTCCACGAGATCATGCCCGCGGTCCGGGACGGCAAGGTGGACGCGGGTCTCGTGATCCACGAGGCGCGGTTCACGTATCAGGACTACGGGCTGGCCTGCCTCGCCGACATGGGCGAGCACTGGGAGTCCACGACCGGGCTGCCCATCCCGCTCGGCGCGATCATCGCCAAGCGCTCGCTGGGTGCCGCGCGACTGCGCGAACTGGCCGAGGCGGCGCGGACGTCGGTGCGCATGGCCTGGGACGACCCGCTGGTCTCCCGGCCGTATGTGCTGGAGCACGCGCAGGAGATGGATCCGGCGGTCGCGGACCAGCACATCGGGCTGTACGTCAATGAATTCACGGCAGGCCTCGGCGAGGCCGGCTACGCGGCGGTGCGCGGACTGCTCACGCGTGCCGCGGCCGAGGGACTCGTACCGCCCCTCGGCCGTGACGCGCTCGCTTTTCCGTAA
- a CDS encoding HAD family hydrolase, giving the protein MTSLPRTHRFTVGFDLDLTLVDSKPGIRAAYESLVATTGTPIDIDLVCGRLGPPLEHELLNWFPAEKVDWAADIYRTAYPKLGIVPSPAMPGAREAIAAVQELGGRAIVVTAKYPVNARLHLDHLGLAPDVLIGDLWAEDKALALREHGASVYVGDHVGDVRGARTAGALSVAVATGPCDVEELRAAGADVLLADLTAFPAWLRGYRAETDPAASRA; this is encoded by the coding sequence ATGACCTCGCTCCCGCGCACGCATCGGTTCACGGTCGGCTTCGACCTCGATCTCACGCTGGTCGACTCCAAGCCCGGCATCAGAGCCGCGTACGAATCCCTGGTCGCCACCACCGGGACGCCCATCGACATCGACCTCGTCTGCGGCCGGCTCGGTCCGCCGCTCGAGCACGAGCTGCTCAACTGGTTCCCCGCGGAGAAGGTCGACTGGGCCGCCGACATCTACCGGACCGCGTACCCGAAGCTCGGGATCGTCCCGTCACCCGCCATGCCCGGCGCCCGCGAGGCCATCGCCGCGGTCCAGGAGCTGGGCGGGCGGGCGATCGTCGTCACCGCCAAGTACCCGGTCAACGCCCGGCTCCACCTCGACCACCTGGGCCTCGCGCCCGACGTCCTCATAGGCGACCTGTGGGCCGAGGACAAGGCGCTGGCGCTGCGCGAGCACGGCGCGAGCGTCTACGTCGGCGACCACGTCGGTGATGTGCGCGGCGCGCGTACGGCCGGTGCGCTGTCCGTGGCGGTCGCGACCGGGCCGTGCGACGTGGAGGAACTGCGCGCGGCGGGTGCCGATGTGCTGCTCGCCGATCTCACGGCCTTCCCGGCCTGGCTGCGCGGCTACCGGGCGGAGACGGACCCGGCGGCCTCCCGCGCCTGA
- a CDS encoding helicase-associated domain-containing protein, which translates to MTTARRETGKTGKAPRGGGAPRKGEAGRGAPRTLADELRTRPDEDLAALLRARPDLLNPVPGDLTQLATRAGTRASVVRTLERLDRFALQVAEALAVAPDPCPYDTLRALMTGDADDDPRIGRELPRAVATLREQALVWGGEDRLRLVRTVREVLAPSAAHPSPTGLGPTVAETTAGMSPGRIQQIVAAAGLPATHDPVTAVAALSALFSDRKRMAALLAEAPAEATAVLGKLLWGPPHGTVTADPASHLRWLLDRGLLLSTGPGGVVLPREVALHLRAGRAHRAPEPVAPELAPVTEHSPRVVDATAAGQAYTALTVVEDLLKEWESGSPLVLRAGGLSVRDLKRTAAALDTTESATAFWIELAYAAGLLASDGEVDERYAPTPAYDDWLRLPAEERWTRLATAWLAATRTPGLVGERDAKARTLAALGPDLDRSPAPEVRRRVLALLATLPPGASVTPGTLLDRLHWERPPRTSADPGAEDLRTRLARWALAEADLLGVTSRGALAAHGRALAGAVPDAAATPVETAAAALLAPLLPEPLDHVLLQADLTAVAPGPLERPLAQTLGVLADIESKGGATVYRFTPGSVRRALDAGQTATDLKAFLTTHSRTPVPQPLAYLIDDVARRHGHLRVGAASSYLRCDDEAVLAEILADRRSAPLRLRRLAPTVLAAQIAPDALLDGLRGMGYAPAAESAEGDVVVTRADARRTPPRTAPAPVQDGPPAPTPTLLDAAVRAIRAGDMAATAERKPTAAAPAPADGGLPRTSSADTLATVQAAVMTGAAVWIGYVNAEGAASQRVIAPIRVEGGFVTAYDHTADEVRTYPLHRITGVAELVDDSV; encoded by the coding sequence ATGACCACTGCGCGGCGGGAGACAGGGAAGACGGGCAAAGCGCCCCGCGGAGGCGGCGCGCCCCGCAAGGGCGAAGCCGGCCGCGGAGCCCCCCGCACGCTCGCCGACGAGCTGCGCACCCGCCCCGACGAGGACCTCGCCGCGCTGCTGCGCGCCCGCCCCGACCTGCTCAACCCGGTGCCCGGCGACCTCACCCAGCTCGCCACCCGGGCCGGCACCCGCGCCTCCGTGGTGCGGACGCTGGAGCGGCTGGACCGCTTCGCCCTCCAGGTCGCCGAGGCGCTCGCCGTGGCGCCCGACCCGTGCCCGTACGACACGCTCCGCGCCCTGATGACCGGCGACGCGGACGACGACCCCCGCATCGGGCGCGAGCTGCCGCGCGCGGTGGCGACACTGCGGGAGCAGGCCCTCGTCTGGGGCGGCGAGGACCGGCTGCGGCTGGTGCGCACGGTCCGCGAGGTGCTGGCGCCGAGCGCCGCCCACCCCTCCCCCACCGGCCTCGGGCCGACGGTCGCGGAGACCACCGCCGGAATGTCGCCGGGCCGCATCCAGCAGATCGTCGCCGCGGCGGGGCTGCCCGCCACCCATGACCCGGTGACGGCCGTCGCCGCGCTCAGCGCGCTGTTCAGCGACCGCAAGAGGATGGCGGCGCTGCTCGCCGAGGCGCCCGCCGAGGCCACCGCCGTGCTCGGCAAGCTGCTCTGGGGGCCGCCGCACGGCACCGTGACCGCCGACCCCGCCTCCCATCTGCGCTGGCTGCTCGACCGCGGGCTGCTGCTGTCCACCGGCCCCGGTGGGGTGGTGCTGCCCCGCGAGGTGGCCCTGCACCTGCGCGCCGGGCGCGCCCACCGCGCGCCGGAGCCCGTCGCCCCGGAGCTGGCGCCCGTCACCGAGCACTCCCCGCGGGTGGTGGACGCGACGGCCGCCGGGCAGGCGTACACGGCGCTGACGGTCGTCGAGGACCTCCTCAAGGAGTGGGAGAGCGGCAGCCCGCTGGTCCTGCGGGCGGGCGGGCTGAGCGTCCGCGACCTCAAGCGCACCGCGGCCGCCCTGGACACCACCGAGTCCGCCACCGCGTTCTGGATCGAGCTGGCCTACGCGGCGGGGCTGCTGGCCTCCGACGGCGAGGTGGACGAGCGGTACGCCCCGACGCCCGCGTACGACGACTGGCTCCGGCTGCCCGCCGAGGAGCGCTGGACGCGGCTGGCCACGGCCTGGCTCGCGGCCACCCGCACCCCGGGCCTCGTCGGGGAGCGGGACGCCAAGGCCCGTACCCTCGCGGCCCTCGGCCCCGACCTGGACCGCAGCCCGGCTCCCGAGGTACGCCGCCGGGTGCTCGCCCTGCTCGCCACCCTGCCCCCGGGCGCCTCCGTCACCCCGGGGACGCTCCTGGACCGGCTGCACTGGGAACGTCCCCCGCGCACCTCCGCCGACCCGGGCGCCGAGGACCTCCGCACCCGGCTCGCCCGCTGGGCCCTGGCCGAGGCGGACCTGCTGGGCGTCACCAGCCGCGGCGCCCTCGCCGCCCACGGCCGCGCCCTGGCGGGCGCGGTGCCGGACGCGGCCGCCACGCCCGTCGAGACGGCCGCGGCCGCGCTCCTCGCGCCGCTGCTGCCCGAGCCGCTGGACCACGTGCTGCTCCAGGCCGATCTGACCGCCGTCGCGCCCGGCCCGCTGGAGCGGCCCCTGGCGCAGACGCTGGGGGTGCTCGCCGACATCGAGTCCAAGGGCGGGGCGACCGTCTACCGCTTCACCCCCGGTTCGGTGCGCCGCGCGCTGGACGCCGGGCAGACGGCCACGGACCTCAAGGCGTTCCTCACCACCCACTCGCGCACGCCCGTGCCGCAGCCGCTGGCGTATCTGATCGACGACGTGGCCCGCCGTCACGGCCATCTGCGGGTCGGCGCGGCCTCGTCCTACCTGCGCTGCGACGACGAGGCGGTCCTCGCGGAGATCCTCGCCGACCGCCGCTCCGCCCCCTTGCGGCTGCGCCGCCTCGCCCCGACGGTCCTGGCGGCGCAGATCGCCCCGGACGCCCTGCTCGACGGCCTGCGCGGCATGGGGTACGCGCCCGCCGCGGAGTCCGCGGAGGGCGACGTCGTCGTCACCCGCGCCGACGCCCGCCGCACCCCGCCCCGCACGGCCCCGGCCCCCGTCCAGGACGGCCCGCCCGCCCCGACCCCCACGCTGCTGGACGCCGCGGTACGGGCGATCCGCGCGGGCGACATGGCCGCCACGGCCGAGCGCAAGCCCACCGCCGCCGCCCCGGCCCCCGCCGACGGCGGTCTGCCGCGCACCTCCTCCGCCGACACCCTCGCCACCGTCCAGGCCGCCGTCATGACCGGCGCGGCCGTCTGGATCGGCTACGTCAACGCCGAGGGCGCCGCGAGCCAGCGGGTCATCGCTCCGATCCGGGTGGAGGGCGGCTTCGTCACGGCGTACGACCACACCGCCGACGAGGTCCGTACCTATCCCCTGCACCGCATCACCGGCGTGGCCGAACTCGTGGACGACTCCGTCTGA
- a CDS encoding cold-shock protein — translation MPTGKVKWFNSEKGFGFLSRDDGEDVFVHSSVLPAGVDTLKPGQRVEFGVVAGQRGDQALTVTLLDPAPSVAAAQRRKPDELASIVQDLTTLLENVTQQLERGRYPDKAHGAKIAGMLRAVADQMDV, via the coding sequence GTGCCTACCGGCAAGGTCAAGTGGTTCAACAGTGAGAAGGGCTTCGGCTTTCTCTCCCGTGACGACGGCGAGGACGTTTTCGTCCACTCCTCGGTGCTCCCGGCCGGGGTCGACACCCTCAAGCCCGGCCAGCGGGTGGAGTTCGGTGTCGTGGCCGGACAGCGCGGCGACCAGGCGCTCACCGTGACGCTCCTCGACCCCGCCCCCTCGGTAGCGGCCGCGCAGCGACGCAAGCCCGACGAACTGGCCTCGATCGTCCAGGACCTCACCACCCTCCTGGAGAACGTCACCCAGCAGCTGGAGCGCGGCCGTTACCCGGACAAGGCGCACGGCGCCAAGATCGCGGGCATGCTGCGCGCCGTCGCCGACCAGATGGACGTCTGA
- a CDS encoding ABC transporter ATP-binding protein → MTTESRNATESVAGSTGVAGSRLTARGLTLAYEDRTVVDTLDLDVPDGEVTVVVGPNACGKSTLLRALGRLLKPKGGSVLLDGEELARIPTRRIAQSLGLLPQTPVAPEAITVADLVARGRQPHQRWWQQWSETDERAVTDAMARTDVSALAERAVDELSGGQRQRVWIAMALAQETDLLLLDEPTTYLDIAHQVEVLDLVRQLNHERGRTVVAVLHDLNQAARYADHLVAMKAGRVIARGRPSEIVTTELVREVFGLDSVVVPDPVTGSPLVIPGTPWAPGGAASGGERPAGASSNAGRA, encoded by the coding sequence ATGACGACCGAGAGCAGGAACGCGACGGAGAGCGTGGCCGGGAGCACGGGTGTGGCCGGGAGCAGGCTCACCGCCCGCGGGCTGACCCTCGCCTACGAGGACCGCACGGTCGTGGACACCCTCGACCTCGACGTCCCCGACGGCGAGGTGACGGTCGTCGTCGGCCCGAACGCGTGCGGGAAGTCGACGCTCCTGCGGGCGCTCGGCCGGCTGCTGAAGCCGAAGGGCGGGTCGGTGCTGCTGGACGGCGAGGAGCTGGCCCGCATCCCCACCCGGCGGATCGCCCAGTCGCTCGGGCTGCTGCCGCAGACGCCCGTGGCCCCCGAGGCCATCACCGTCGCGGACCTCGTCGCACGCGGCCGGCAGCCGCACCAGCGCTGGTGGCAGCAGTGGTCGGAGACGGACGAGCGCGCCGTCACGGACGCCATGGCCCGCACGGACGTGTCGGCCCTGGCCGAGCGGGCCGTCGACGAGCTGTCGGGCGGCCAGCGGCAGCGGGTGTGGATCGCGATGGCGCTGGCGCAGGAGACGGATCTGCTGCTGCTGGACGAGCCGACGACGTACCTCGACATCGCCCACCAGGTGGAGGTGCTGGACCTGGTCCGCCAGCTCAACCACGAACGCGGCCGCACGGTCGTCGCGGTGCTGCACGACCTGAACCAGGCGGCGCGCTACGCCGATCACCTGGTGGCGATGAAGGCGGGCCGCGTGATCGCGCGGGGGCGGCCGTCGGAGATCGTCACGACGGAGCTGGTGCGGGAGGTCTTCGGCCTGGACTCGGTGGTCGTACCGGATCCGGTGACGGGGAGCCCGCTGGTGATACCGGGCACTCCGTGGGCTCCCGGGGGAGCCGCCTCCGGCGGCGAGCGCCCTGCGGGCGCGTCCTCAAACGCCGGACGGGCTTGA
- a CDS encoding FecCD family ABC transporter permease, with protein sequence MSAAVPISSPGSPMIRRRVGWTAAAAVALLVAVALSLAVGARPTPPSELLDVLLHGGSDTTATVVREMRLPRTLIGLMVGAALAVAGTAMQGLTRNPIADPGILGISQGASVGVVLALSVAGVHSLTGFVWWAFAGAGIAGVAVYAIASRGRGGASPVKLALAGAAINALLVSVIHAILTTHARVLDDFRFWQVGSLAGRKPEIVEQIWPFLLVGLVMVVSVARGLDALALGEDVAKGLGQNVATVRIVGGLGATVLTGVGVAAAGPIAFIGLAVPHIARAIVGSDHRWVLPMAALIGPVMLLVADVIGRILFPPSEVPSGVMTALIGVPFLVTLVRRKAVAA encoded by the coding sequence ATGTCAGCCGCCGTCCCGATCAGCAGCCCCGGATCTCCCATGATCCGCCGCCGCGTCGGCTGGACGGCGGCCGCGGCCGTCGCCCTGCTGGTCGCGGTGGCGCTCAGTCTCGCCGTGGGCGCCCGCCCGACCCCGCCGTCCGAGCTCCTCGACGTGCTGCTGCACGGCGGCTCGGACACCACGGCCACCGTCGTCCGGGAGATGCGGCTGCCCCGCACCCTCATCGGCCTGATGGTCGGCGCCGCGCTGGCCGTGGCGGGCACGGCCATGCAGGGCCTCACCCGCAACCCCATCGCCGACCCCGGCATCCTCGGCATCAGCCAGGGCGCCTCGGTGGGTGTCGTCCTGGCCCTCTCCGTCGCCGGGGTGCACTCCCTGACGGGCTTCGTGTGGTGGGCCTTCGCGGGCGCGGGCATCGCGGGCGTCGCCGTGTACGCCATCGCCTCCCGCGGCCGCGGCGGCGCCTCGCCGGTGAAGCTCGCACTCGCGGGCGCCGCGATCAACGCGCTGCTGGTCTCGGTCATCCACGCGATCCTCACCACCCACGCGCGCGTGCTGGACGACTTCCGCTTCTGGCAGGTCGGCTCGCTCGCCGGCCGTAAACCCGAGATCGTCGAACAGATCTGGCCGTTTCTGCTGGTGGGCCTGGTGATGGTGGTGTCCGTGGCGCGCGGGCTCGACGCCCTGGCGCTCGGCGAGGACGTCGCCAAGGGCCTCGGGCAGAACGTCGCGACCGTACGGATCGTCGGCGGTCTCGGCGCCACCGTCCTCACCGGCGTGGGCGTCGCCGCCGCCGGGCCGATCGCCTTCATCGGCCTGGCCGTGCCGCACATCGCCCGCGCGATCGTCGGCTCCGACCACCGCTGGGTGCTGCCCATGGCCGCGCTCATCGGCCCCGTCATGCTGCTCGTCGCCGACGTCATCGGCCGGATCCTCTTCCCGCCGAGCGAGGTCCCCTCGGGCGTCATGACGGCCCTGATCGGCGTGCCCTTCCTCGTCACGCTGGTGCGCCGCAAGGCGGTGGCGGCATGA
- a CDS encoding FecCD family ABC transporter permease, whose product MTYTVSPAPAPAPAPAPAKAGQRPAGYLLVRAGRGSFLVHRRAAAVALGLAALLAAVCVAYLCVGKTFVTPLEAVKVVLGQPSSDELVVGTLRLPRMTVGLLIGAAFGIAGALIQTVSRNPLASPDIIGITQGASALTVGAMTFGVTSYAFLPYLSVIGGLLAAALVYAFAWRRGLHAARFVLIGIGFAVALRSVTHLFMTKGDYLVAQQAQVWMTGSLNGRGWGEAAPLSWALLALVPFVLWAARAQRTVAMDDDTATALGVRLGRVRFGLVLLGVVLASIATGAAGPVDFVALLAPQIARRMTRTAQIPLLCSALLGAVVVVLADLLARKLFEPTELPVGVLTAAVGAPYLIWLIIRSRTGGKA is encoded by the coding sequence ATGACGTACACCGTGTCCCCGGCACCGGCTCCGGCTCCGGCTCCGGCTCCGGCGAAGGCGGGACAGCGGCCCGCCGGCTATCTGCTCGTACGGGCCGGTCGTGGCTCGTTCCTCGTCCACCGGCGGGCCGCGGCCGTCGCGCTCGGCCTCGCGGCGCTGCTCGCCGCCGTGTGCGTCGCCTACCTCTGCGTCGGCAAGACCTTCGTCACCCCCCTGGAGGCCGTGAAGGTCGTCCTCGGGCAGCCGTCGTCCGACGAGCTGGTCGTGGGCACGCTGCGGCTGCCCCGGATGACCGTCGGCCTGCTGATCGGCGCGGCCTTCGGCATCGCCGGGGCACTCATCCAGACCGTCTCCCGCAACCCCCTGGCCAGCCCCGACATCATCGGCATCACCCAGGGCGCGAGCGCCCTGACGGTCGGCGCGATGACCTTCGGCGTCACCTCGTACGCCTTCCTGCCGTACCTGTCCGTCATCGGCGGGCTGCTCGCCGCCGCCCTCGTCTACGCCTTCGCGTGGCGGCGCGGGCTGCACGCCGCGCGTTTCGTGCTCATCGGCATCGGCTTCGCGGTCGCGCTGCGCTCGGTCACCCATCTGTTCATGACCAAGGGCGACTACCTCGTCGCCCAGCAGGCCCAGGTGTGGATGACCGGTTCGCTCAACGGGCGCGGCTGGGGCGAGGCCGCACCGCTGTCCTGGGCGCTGCTCGCGCTCGTCCCCTTCGTCCTCTGGGCGGCGCGGGCGCAGCGCACGGTGGCCATGGACGACGACACGGCCACCGCGCTGGGCGTACGGCTGGGCCGGGTGCGGTTCGGGCTGGTGCTGCTGGGCGTGGTGCTCGCCTCGATCGCGACGGGCGCGGCCGGTCCCGTGGACTTCGTGGCGCTGCTCGCCCCGCAGATCGCCCGCCGGATGACCCGTACCGCGCAGATCCCGCTGCTGTGCTCGGCGCTGCTGGGCGCGGTCGTCGTCGTCCTCGCGGACCTGCTGGCCCGCAAGCTCTTCGAGCCCACCGAACTGCCCGTGGGCGTGCTGACCGCCGCCGTCGGTGCCCCGTATCTGATCTGGCTGATCATTCGCAGCCGCACCGGAGGCAAAGCATGA